One window of the Chlorogloeopsis sp. ULAP01 genome contains the following:
- a CDS encoding pitrilysin family protein codes for MTTSLQKPHIHRTVLSNGMVLLLSENPTADIIAARIFIRVGSAYEKQQQAGLAHLLSAVLTKGCDGLSSFEIAERVESVGASLSADTAADYFLMSLKTVTSDFAEILALAGQILRSPTFPEMEVELERRIALQDIRSQKEHPFTIAFDQLRQVMYQEHPYAMSALGDESTMSRLTRKDLVQFHQTYFRPDNVVISIAGRITPEDAVAVVESVFGDWLVPDTPLAKLYLAAPNVQPQAVISHQQTQQSIVMLGYFGAAVNSADYAALKLLSTYLGNGLSSRLFVELREKQGLAYEVSAFYPTRLFPATFVAYMGTAPENTKKALSGLWTEVDLLFTTPLTEDALQSAKNKILGQYALGKQTNAQIAQIYGWYEILGLGVEFDREFQELIANVSAADAMTVASRYLQKPYVSLVGQEEALESAILLTDELR; via the coding sequence ATGACAACCTCCCTGCAAAAACCCCATATTCATCGCACTGTACTAAGCAATGGCATGGTGCTACTCCTATCAGAAAACCCAACAGCAGATATCATTGCAGCACGAATTTTTATTCGTGTTGGTAGTGCTTATGAAAAGCAGCAGCAGGCAGGATTGGCGCATTTGCTGTCGGCAGTACTGACAAAAGGATGTGATGGACTTTCAAGTTTTGAAATTGCCGAACGTGTAGAGTCTGTCGGAGCAAGTTTGAGTGCGGATACGGCTGCTGATTATTTTTTAATGTCATTGAAGACTGTAACATCGGATTTTGCAGAGATTTTGGCATTAGCAGGGCAAATTTTGCGATCGCCCACTTTTCCAGAAATGGAAGTGGAGCTAGAACGACGAATTGCTCTACAAGATATTCGCTCTCAAAAAGAACATCCATTTACCATCGCCTTCGATCAATTGCGACAGGTAATGTACCAAGAGCATCCCTACGCGATGTCAGCTTTGGGAGATGAATCAACTATGAGTCGCTTGACTCGTAAGGATTTGGTACAATTTCACCAGACTTATTTTCGTCCGGATAACGTGGTGATCAGTATTGCTGGTCGAATCACACCAGAAGACGCAGTGGCAGTGGTAGAATCAGTCTTCGGTGATTGGTTAGTTCCTGATACACCACTAGCAAAACTTTATTTAGCTGCTCCAAATGTGCAACCACAAGCAGTGATTTCACATCAACAAACCCAACAATCAATTGTTATGTTGGGCTATTTTGGAGCAGCCGTAAATTCTGCTGACTATGCTGCTTTGAAACTATTATCTACATACTTAGGAAATGGACTTTCCAGTCGCTTGTTTGTGGAGTTACGAGAGAAGCAGGGTTTAGCTTACGAAGTATCTGCTTTCTACCCTACACGCTTATTTCCTGCAACATTTGTAGCCTACATGGGTACGGCTCCAGAAAATACCAAAAAAGCCCTGTCTGGATTGTGGACAGAAGTAGATTTACTGTTTACAACTCCACTTACAGAAGACGCACTGCAATCAGCCAAAAACAAAATTTTAGGACAGTACGCCTTGGGGAAACAAACCAATGCTCAGATTGCTCAAATATATGGTTGGTATGAAATTTTGGGTTTAGGAGTTGAATTTGATCGAGAATTTCAGGAACTGATTGCCAATGTGAGTGCTGCCGATGCCATGACAGTCGCATCTCGGTATTTACAGAAACCATATGTGTCTTTAGTTGGGCAGGAAGAAGCCTTAGAAAGTGCGATACTGCTAACGGATGAGCTACGGTAA
- a CDS encoding pitrilysin family protein — translation MFPASVFRLANGLTFIHQEIPNTPVVVADVWVSAGTKVEPQQWFGMAHFLEHMIFKGTANLSPGIFDQKIENWGGITNAATSYDYAHYCITTATPFLEETLPYLGELLQNAAIPEDEFSRERDVVLEEIRSCQDDPDWIGFQTLIQSIYQHHPYGRSVLGTEQELMQHSPEAMRCFHRTHYQPENMTVVIVGGIAEKPAFELVSRTFDNFAERSHDCPHTQEFAEPIIAGIRRQELCLPRLEQARLMIGWTGPGVEQIRKAYGLDLLSVILAEGRTSRLVRDLREEQQLVQGICSNFSLQRESSLFTISAWLEPENLEQVESLIRLHLNDLLSNGVSDREIARAQRLLCNDFAFSTETPNQLAGLYGYYNTIAQAEVAVTYPEKIKSFEVQELQQLAKDYLSPNHYAVTILKPY, via the coding sequence GTGTTTCCAGCCTCGGTTTTCAGACTAGCTAATGGTTTAACGTTTATTCATCAAGAAATACCTAACACTCCTGTCGTTGTGGCGGATGTTTGGGTAAGTGCCGGTACCAAGGTAGAGCCACAACAGTGGTTTGGGATGGCTCACTTTTTAGAGCACATGATTTTTAAAGGCACGGCAAATCTTTCACCCGGAATCTTCGATCAAAAAATTGAAAACTGGGGTGGGATAACAAATGCAGCAACAAGCTATGATTACGCCCACTACTGCATAACCACAGCTACCCCTTTCCTTGAGGAGACTTTACCTTACCTGGGAGAACTGCTACAAAATGCGGCAATACCAGAGGATGAATTTAGCCGTGAACGGGATGTAGTACTAGAGGAAATTCGTTCTTGCCAAGACGATCCAGATTGGATTGGATTTCAAACCTTGATCCAAAGCATTTACCAACATCATCCTTACGGGCGTTCAGTGCTGGGTACAGAACAAGAATTGATGCAGCATTCACCAGAGGCAATGCGCTGTTTTCACCGCACTCACTACCAGCCAGAGAACATGACAGTAGTGATTGTTGGAGGAATTGCTGAGAAACCAGCATTTGAATTAGTCAGTCGTACATTTGATAATTTCGCTGAACGCAGCCATGACTGCCCGCACACTCAGGAATTTGCAGAGCCGATAATAGCAGGAATTCGGCGTCAAGAGTTGTGTTTGCCTCGTTTGGAACAAGCACGGTTAATGATAGGATGGACTGGCCCTGGAGTAGAACAAATCCGCAAAGCTTACGGCTTGGATTTATTGTCGGTAATACTAGCAGAAGGACGGACTTCACGCTTGGTGCGAGATTTGCGGGAAGAACAGCAATTGGTGCAGGGAATTTGCAGTAATTTTTCTTTACAAAGAGAATCAAGTTTATTTACAATTAGTGCCTGGTTAGAGCCAGAAAATTTGGAGCAAGTCGAGTCTTTAATTCGTCTCCATTTGAATGATTTGCTGAGTAATGGTGTGAGCGATCGCGAAATAGCTCGCGCTCAAAGGTTGCTGTGTAATGATTTTGCATTTTCTACAGAAACACCAAATCAACTTGCAGGGCTTTATGGTTACTACAACACAATTGCCCAAGCAGAAGTGGCGGTAACGTATCCAGAAAAAATCAAGTCTTTTGAAGTCCAAGAACTGCAACAATTAGCAAAAGACTATCTCTCACCCAACCATTACGCAGTTACAATACTCAAACCTTATTAG
- a CDS encoding 5-(carboxyamino)imidazole ribonucleotide synthase, which yields MKRVGVIGGGQLAWMMASAANKLGVELIVQTPSANDPAVAIAHDTVFASVADAAATAILASKCDVITFENEFVNLETLSVLAKQGVCFRPSLEALAPLLDKYHQRCYLRNLGLPVPKFFAVDQVGSQELGDGSNSIFEFLAFHNLDFPLVLKARRHGYDGQGTFIIKDIEDLQQKLAAATPENTLLPNSVFLLEEFIPFTTELAVIAARSVDGKVAIYPIVETQQQEQVCRRAIAPAEISPQLAAEIDEIARVILNGLEAVGVFGIELFLTADNKVLVNEIAPRTHNSGHFSVDACETSQFEQHLRAVCDLPLGNSNLICSCAIMVNLLGYEISTSNYIVKRQKIEQIPQTIVHWYGKTQSRPGRKLGHVNVLLNHKNRNEAMAIAHTIENIWYSN from the coding sequence ATGAAACGTGTTGGTGTAATTGGTGGTGGACAACTTGCCTGGATGATGGCAAGTGCGGCAAACAAACTAGGAGTGGAATTAATAGTCCAAACTCCTAGCGCCAACGATCCAGCTGTGGCGATCGCTCACGATACTGTTTTTGCCTCGGTTGCTGATGCCGCAGCTACAGCAATTCTAGCCAGCAAATGTGATGTGATTACATTTGAAAATGAATTTGTTAATCTCGAAACTTTATCAGTGTTGGCAAAGCAGGGTGTATGCTTTCGTCCTAGCCTAGAAGCATTGGCTCCCCTTTTAGATAAATATCACCAGCGCTGTTACTTACGCAATTTGGGGCTACCTGTTCCTAAATTCTTTGCTGTCGATCAAGTTGGAAGTCAGGAACTAGGAGATGGAAGCAACAGTATTTTTGAGTTTTTAGCCTTTCATAATTTAGATTTTCCGTTAGTTTTGAAAGCTCGCCGTCATGGTTATGACGGACAAGGCACTTTCATTATTAAAGATATAGAGGATTTACAACAAAAATTAGCGGCTGCAACCCCTGAAAACACACTTTTACCCAATTCAGTCTTTTTATTAGAAGAGTTTATTCCATTTACAACAGAACTAGCAGTGATTGCAGCACGTTCTGTAGATGGAAAAGTAGCGATTTACCCAATTGTAGAAACTCAACAACAAGAGCAAGTATGTAGGCGAGCGATCGCGCCAGCTGAAATTTCTCCACAACTAGCAGCAGAAATTGATGAAATTGCCCGTGTTATCCTAAATGGTTTAGAAGCAGTCGGAGTTTTTGGGATTGAACTGTTTCTCACAGCAGACAATAAAGTATTGGTGAATGAAATTGCACCCCGTACTCACAACTCTGGACACTTTTCTGTTGATGCCTGTGAAACTTCCCAATTTGAACAGCATTTAAGAGCTGTTTGTGATTTGCCTTTAGGCAATTCTAATCTGATTTGCTCATGTGCTATTATGGTAAACTTGCTAGGTTACGAAATATCTACAAGTAACTATATAGTTAAGCGTCAAAAAATAGAACAAATTCCCCAAACTATCGTCCATTGGTACGGTAAAACACAATCACGTCCCGGTCGCAAGCTGGGACATGTCAACGTTTTGTTAAACCACAAAAATCGTAATGAAGCAATGGCGATCGCTCACACTATAGAAAATATCTGGTACTCAAATTAA
- a CDS encoding Crp/Fnr family transcriptional regulator, producing MMYPTSRTQHSAASYNSGLSGTLPQRLFTRREVIPARNDVLWRIERGAVRTLTWSEDGTFITLGYWGPGDLIGYPLSKVKPYQIECLTSVEVSLLPPHMWNQDVNSLITHIQQAEELLSIVHRKPIYLRLWQFLVWLSEKFGRDVDQGILIDLNVTHQEMAEVLNTTRVTVTRLLQQFEEEGNLLRHKRRMIIRLANEEFKNNEKMRKSRLNNLH from the coding sequence ATGATGTATCCTACCAGTCGCACACAACATTCAGCTGCTTCATATAACTCTGGCTTATCTGGTACTTTACCCCAAAGGTTATTCACTCGCCGAGAGGTTATTCCAGCCCGCAATGACGTATTGTGGCGAATAGAGCGTGGAGCAGTCAGGACATTAACCTGGAGTGAAGATGGAACTTTCATTACTTTGGGATATTGGGGGCCAGGAGATTTGATTGGTTATCCCTTATCTAAAGTTAAACCCTACCAAATTGAGTGCCTGACAAGTGTGGAGGTAAGCTTATTGCCTCCTCATATGTGGAATCAAGATGTTAACAGTTTAATAACCCATATTCAACAGGCAGAAGAGCTTTTGAGCATCGTACATCGAAAACCAATATACTTGCGTTTGTGGCAGTTTCTGGTTTGGCTGAGTGAAAAATTTGGCCGGGACGTAGATCAAGGTATACTCATCGACCTCAATGTTACTCATCAAGAGATGGCAGAAGTACTAAACACAACGAGAGTGACTGTAACGCGCCTTCTGCAACAGTTTGAGGAAGAAGGTAATCTTTTACGTCACAAACGTAGAATGATTATACGTTTGGCTAACGAAGAATTTAAAAACAATGAAAAAATGCGAAAAAGTCGATTAAATAACTTGCATTAA
- a CDS encoding iron uptake porin, whose amino-acid sequence MTKLFWNWLKLSPVVFATALFAANGAFAGEVQQDLNQDATSVTQLSQNSSGNNMGQVTSVSQFSDVQPTDWAFQALQSLVERYGCIAGYPNGTYRGNRALTRYEFAAGLNACLDRVNELIATATADLVTKEDLATLQRLQEEFSAELATLRGRVDALEARTAELEANQFSTTTKLVGEAIFNVGGAFGDEKANGTGDDVDDNITFSDRVRLSLNTSFTGSDQLQTRLQAGNLTNFGTAAGTNMARLGYDNNTGNNNVEIDKLNYAFNLSDAIRVKVDANNGEYYENINNFNPDFASSGRGALSRYGRFSPIYRQGSGGAGITLTFNPKGSLSGSVGYLAGGRTNDASSPLAGEGLFDGNYSALAQIAFQPSESFNIGLTYVRTYQNSQGGVNLFESTGSAFASQPFGAVATSSNNYGAQVNFRASSKLAIGGWVGYSTAEAEAGPDADADIWYWMANLALRDFGKQGNLLGIFFGQPPKVTSNDIGAREDDGTSYHLEALYRYQLTDNIAVTPGVLVIFNPEHNDNNDTVYVGTLRTTFTF is encoded by the coding sequence ATGACAAAGTTATTCTGGAATTGGTTAAAACTAAGTCCAGTTGTATTTGCAACGGCTTTATTTGCTGCTAACGGTGCCTTTGCTGGAGAAGTACAACAAGACTTAAACCAAGATGCGACCTCTGTAACCCAGTTGTCTCAGAATTCTAGCGGCAACAACATGGGTCAGGTTACATCAGTTTCTCAGTTTTCTGATGTACAACCCACAGACTGGGCATTCCAAGCATTACAGTCTTTGGTTGAGCGCTACGGTTGTATTGCAGGTTATCCAAATGGTACATATCGTGGTAACCGTGCTTTAACCCGCTATGAATTTGCCGCAGGTTTGAATGCTTGTTTAGACCGGGTTAATGAATTGATTGCTACAGCGACAGCTGACTTAGTAACGAAAGAAGACCTGGCTACTTTGCAGCGTTTACAAGAAGAGTTCTCTGCGGAATTGGCTACACTGCGTGGTCGTGTCGATGCCTTGGAAGCTCGCACTGCTGAGTTGGAAGCAAATCAGTTTTCTACTACAACTAAGTTAGTAGGGGAAGCGATTTTCAACGTGGGAGGAGCTTTCGGAGATGAGAAGGCTAACGGTACTGGCGATGATGTAGACGATAACATAACGTTCTCAGACCGGGTTCGTTTGAGCTTGAACACTAGCTTCACTGGTAGTGACCAATTGCAAACCCGTTTGCAGGCTGGCAACTTAACTAACTTTGGTACGGCAGCGGGTACTAACATGGCTCGTCTGGGGTACGACAATAACACTGGCAACAACAACGTTGAAATCGATAAGCTTAACTACGCTTTCAACCTGAGCGACGCCATTCGTGTCAAGGTAGATGCCAATAACGGTGAGTATTACGAAAACATTAATAACTTTAACCCCGACTTTGCTAGCTCAGGAAGAGGTGCTCTTTCCCGCTACGGGCGCTTCAGCCCCATCTATCGTCAAGGTTCAGGTGGTGCAGGTATAACTCTAACCTTCAATCCCAAAGGTTCTTTATCTGGATCTGTGGGTTATCTAGCTGGTGGACGTACTAACGACGCTAGCAGCCCTCTTGCTGGAGAAGGTTTGTTTGATGGTAACTACTCTGCCCTTGCTCAAATAGCTTTCCAACCCAGTGAGTCGTTTAATATCGGTCTGACTTACGTCCGCACTTATCAAAATAGCCAGGGTGGTGTAAACCTGTTTGAATCTACTGGTAGCGCTTTTGCTAGCCAACCATTTGGTGCTGTTGCGACTTCTTCTAACAACTACGGCGCCCAAGTCAACTTTAGAGCTAGTTCTAAATTAGCTATTGGTGGTTGGGTAGGTTACAGTACAGCAGAGGCTGAGGCTGGGCCTGATGCAGATGCAGATATTTGGTATTGGATGGCTAATTTAGCTTTAAGAGACTTTGGCAAACAAGGAAACCTACTCGGTATTTTCTTTGGTCAACCACCCAAAGTTACTAGCAACGATATTGGCGCTCGTGAAGATGATGGCACTTCTTATCACCTAGAAGCGCTTTATCGTTACCAGCTTACCGACAATATTGCTGTTACTCCTGGTGTGTTGGTTATCTTCAATCCTGAGCATAACGACAACAACGACACTGTGTATGTAGGTACACTTCGTACCACCTTCACTTTCTAA
- a CDS encoding DUF3318 domain-containing protein, translating into MEPTVEIRRLFDLMPASARMMTKIISKPEQAKVIDISFPLPWNWERLICINFDLWRQLTKSQRDLLLLQTVSWLTAVKWFKPDIYQVIALTGLLGALVEFLQTDALGVVIAGGLTTLAGFRITAINRSQQSQLNADENAIEVAQRRGYSKVEAAQHLLSAIETVAKIEGYAALDFTELIRCQNLRAIAGLSSIGVPNDYKN; encoded by the coding sequence ATGGAGCCGACAGTTGAAATTCGCCGTTTGTTCGATCTAATGCCAGCTTCAGCTAGGATGATGACTAAAATTATCAGTAAGCCGGAGCAAGCAAAGGTGATTGATATTTCCTTTCCATTGCCTTGGAACTGGGAGCGACTTATATGTATAAACTTCGATTTATGGCGTCAATTGACTAAGTCGCAACGCGATTTATTGTTATTGCAAACTGTTAGCTGGCTGACAGCTGTGAAGTGGTTTAAGCCTGATATTTATCAAGTGATCGCACTGACTGGACTGTTGGGCGCATTAGTTGAATTCTTACAAACAGATGCGCTAGGTGTAGTTATAGCTGGTGGATTAACTACTTTAGCTGGATTTCGCATTACTGCTATTAACCGTTCTCAACAGTCACAGTTAAACGCTGATGAAAATGCAATTGAAGTAGCACAACGACGAGGTTACTCGAAAGTTGAAGCAGCCCAACATCTTTTGTCTGCTATTGAGACAGTTGCAAAAATTGAGGGATATGCTGCTTTAGATTTCACTGAATTAATTCGTTGCCAAAATTTACGGGCGATCGCTGGTTTATCATCAATTGGTGTTCCTAATGACTATAAAAATTAA
- a CDS encoding glycosyltransferase — protein MTALLSPRWLNLFLLLIWLVIAISLRLINLTAKPPWTDEFSTLVFSLGNSFLPVPLNEPITIDILLQPLQPQPTASIQDVLANLFSESNHPPLYFVLTHLWMKLFPTQAGLVSLWGARSLAAIFGALSIPAIYALSWVTFRSRLISHLAAAMMAVSPYGIFLAQEARHYTLAILWVIASLTCLVVAARHIHNRIQLPIWFSCSWIVINALGIATHYFFTLTLCTEAIVLIFLAWQQNKEDTGTWGHGDENDTGQRRQPDTGNIFDIFSASDKNASPRLPLFASLLSPPWQRVYAVAVGTAVAGIVWLPVFLQNTYGDRLVDWIQSDRVGIAWISPIFQALAAWVTMFCLLPVESPNLAVAIASGLVMLIFLIWATPILWRGFKVQLVQSQTRLTTQVLAGVVVGAIALFFFFTYFLNIDLTRGARYNFVYFPAVIVLLGASLAICWHRGLKKEKWGVNGKVSVVVIWVMGLLSAITVICNLGYQKYYRPDLFVQLIQKTSQIPVLIATTQKTHVQIGEMMGVAREFKLQNTLSASPLFLLAHQEQNSNTSTATLQNTLRRLPRPLDLWLVNFYGAEPEEVKNCAVETRAFPTINGYKYKIYHCP, from the coding sequence ATGACAGCTTTACTATCCCCGCGTTGGCTTAACTTGTTTCTGCTGTTGATTTGGCTTGTCATCGCTATTAGTTTACGCTTAATAAACTTGACAGCAAAGCCGCCTTGGACAGATGAATTTTCTACTTTGGTATTCAGTTTGGGAAATAGTTTTTTGCCAGTACCGTTAAATGAACCAATAACTATCGATATTCTATTACAACCCCTGCAACCACAACCCACCGCAAGTATTCAAGACGTATTGGCAAATTTATTTAGCGAAAGTAATCATCCCCCTTTATACTTTGTTCTCACTCATCTGTGGATGAAACTTTTTCCCACCCAAGCTGGTTTGGTTTCTTTGTGGGGAGCGCGATCGCTAGCTGCTATTTTTGGAGCATTATCTATCCCTGCTATTTATGCTTTGAGTTGGGTTACCTTTCGTTCTCGTCTCATCAGTCATTTAGCTGCTGCGATGATGGCAGTCTCACCCTATGGGATTTTTTTGGCACAAGAAGCCCGCCACTATACTTTGGCAATCCTATGGGTAATTGCTTCCCTTACTTGCTTAGTAGTAGCCGCACGTCATATCCACAATCGGATTCAATTACCTATATGGTTTTCATGCTCGTGGATCGTAATTAATGCTTTGGGCATTGCTACTCATTACTTCTTCACCCTTACTCTCTGCACTGAAGCGATAGTTTTAATTTTTTTGGCTTGGCAACAGAATAAAGAGGACACGGGGACATGGGGACATGGGGACGAAAATGACACGGGGCAGAGGAGACAACCAGACACGGGGAATATTTTTGATATTTTCTCCGCGTCTGATAAAAATGCGTCACCGCGTCTCCCCCTCTTTGCGTCTTTACTCTCTCCTCCTTGGCAACGTGTTTATGCAGTTGCTGTTGGCACGGCTGTAGCAGGTATAGTTTGGCTGCCAGTTTTTTTACAGAATACTTATGGTGATAGATTGGTTGACTGGATTCAAAGCGATCGCGTTGGTATAGCTTGGATCAGTCCAATTTTTCAAGCTTTGGCTGCCTGGGTGACGATGTTTTGCTTGCTACCAGTCGAATCACCGAATCTAGCTGTGGCGATCGCATCAGGGCTAGTTATGCTAATTTTTCTGATTTGGGCAACACCCATTCTGTGGCGTGGCTTTAAGGTACAGCTTGTGCAATCACAAACCCGTTTGACAACCCAAGTTTTAGCTGGTGTGGTTGTAGGAGCGATCGCTTTATTCTTTTTCTTCACCTATTTTCTGAATATTGATTTGACACGGGGTGCTCGTTATAACTTTGTTTACTTTCCTGCTGTAATAGTTTTGCTGGGGGCAAGTTTGGCAATTTGTTGGCACCGTGGATTGAAAAAGGAGAAATGGGGAGTCAATGGCAAAGTAAGTGTGGTAGTAATCTGGGTAATGGGATTACTAAGTGCGATCACGGTTATTTGTAATTTAGGTTATCAGAAATATTATCGTCCCGACTTATTCGTGCAATTAATTCAAAAAACATCCCAGATACCAGTACTTATTGCTACCACCCAAAAAACACACGTACAAATTGGCGAAATGATGGGGGTAGCCAGAGAATTTAAGCTTCAAAATACTCTCTCTGCTTCTCCTCTTTTCTTACTCGCCCATCAAGAGCAAAACTCCAATACTTCTACTGCTACTCTCCAAAATACTTTGAGGCGCTTACCACGTCCTTTAGACTTATGGTTAGTCAACTTTTACGGTGCCGAACCGGAAGAAGTAAAAAATTGTGCTGTCGAAACGCGAGCTTTTCCGACAATTAATGGTTATAAGTATAAAATTTATCATTGTCCTTAG